Proteins from one Aspergillus nidulans FGSC A4 chromosome VIII genomic window:
- a CDS encoding NADP-dependent oxidoreductase (transcript_id=CADANIAT00002204): MNAQSLPTSIRALLQASPTSRTVTLVQRPVPSPDPSKDEHLIRVHAACPCAGELNWPTMVAIDKEIITCNDVAGVVVSAPPSSPFQPGTEVYARTSYWRPGDARDYTIATTEELAHRAKNLSWVESAAVPLSAETAWQAFFTHSGIGKFGSEEWKGKRILVTAAAGGVGVWLVQIGALLGARVVGTCGPRNSEFVRGLGATEILDYHRTDFKAWGLQPENKVDLVVDCVGGKALEDAWWTLKDNGTIIGIVQPPEQKRPEDLEVTGVTDKFFIMSPSGKDLEQVTKFVEEGKCWPVVDSVWSLEQFEPGYERLESGHARGKVVFDLMLNVRK, translated from the coding sequence ATGAACGCTCAAAGCCTTCCGACCTCAATCCGCGCCCTCCTGCAAGCCTCTCCCACATCACGCACGGTAACGCTGGTGCAGCGCCCGGTACCGTCCCCGGATCCCTCGAAGGATGAACACCTGATCCGCGTGCACGCCGCATGCCCCTGCGCTGGCGAACTCAACTGGCCCACAATGGTCGCCATTGACAAAGAGATTATCACCTGCAATGACGTCGCGGGAGTTGTCGTTTCTGCCCCACCCAGCTCCCCCTTCCAGCCAGGCACCGAAGTCTACGCGCGCACAAGCTACTGGCGTCCTGGTGATGCGCGAGACTACACGATCGCAACGACGGAGGAGCTTGCGCATCGGGCGAAAAATCTCTCGTGGGTGGAGAGTGCGGCGGTGCCGCTTTCGGCTGAGACGGCGTGGCAGGCGTTCTTTACGCATTCGGGAATCGGGAAATTCGGGAGTGAGGAgtggaaagggaagaggatCCTTGTTACCGCTGCGGCGGGGGGTGTCGGGGTCTGGCTGGTGCAGATCGGGGCGTTACTGGGCGCGAGAGTTGTTGGGACTTGTGGACCGAGGAACAGCGAGTTTGTGAGGGGCTTGGGGGCGACTGAAATTCTGGACTATCACAGGACTGATTTCAAGGCCTGGGGACTGCAACCGGAGAATAAAGTCGATTTGGTAGTTGACTGCGTGGGTGGGAAGGCGCTTGAAGATGCCTGGTGGACGCTAAAGGACAACGGCACGATTATTGGGATTGTGCAGCCGCCGGAGCAGAAACGGCCAGAGGATTTAGAAGTAACTGGTGTGACTGACAAGTTCTTCATTATGTCGCCTAGTGGAAAGGACTTGGAGCAGGTCACGAAATTTGTGGAGGAGGGCAAATGTTGGCCTGTCGTGGACAGTGTTTGGTCTCTAGAGCAGTTTGAGCCTGGGTATGAACGATTGGAGAGCGGGCATGCGAGGGGAAAAGTTGTGTTTGATCTAATGTTGAATGTGCGGAAATGA
- a CDS encoding putative sterol glucosyltransferase (transcript_id=CADANIAT00002205), with amino-acid sequence MLSYPSSLIPGGGRVREDGRVEVNLDSKACRAVAELIGTSPAEVDHPLGPPPPYEEVQPIGTQQLLGIRFNIVIQVVGSRGDVQPFIALGKELQKHGHRIRLATHDIFATFVRNSGLEFYPIGGNPAELMAYMVKNPGLIPQLHSLRAGDVQKKREMVAEMLDGCWRSCIADDPVTKTPFVAEAIIANPPSFAHIHCAQALGIPLHLMFTMPWSSTRAFPHPLANLKYSDTSQEMANYFSYGIVEWLTWQGLGDVINSWRSKLDLEPVPATEGPMLTQTLKIPFTYCWSPALMAKPADWPAHVDVCGFFFRDAPDYKPPQSLDAFLQNGPPPVYIGFGSIVIEDPKKFTAIILDAVRSLGVRAIISRGWSKLGGEPSESIYYIDDCPHEWLFQHVCAVVHHGGAGTTACGLRNGRPTAIIPFFGDQPFWGNLVAVSGAGPKPIPYRDVTTTKLAEVIEFCLQPQIQHAAQTIASRMQYEDGVKTAVDSFHRNLPLDKMRCDLLPNRSAAWTCKTPSLRLSKLAAQILVEHLRVDRKALQFYETNPVVIENRRWDPVTGATSAAIGTGTDMVKSTADIFLKPYQEYQDLRRGRPRSGDRPDDNAYIPPAPRSLSTPPPDTLTQQPPDITSNPSTFHTTSTIATASAKSIGRVLTTYFKGTMVDIPLATAEGLRAVPRLYGEDVKEHKPVKDWKSGMVVGCTSFSQGMVDGLTGIVMQPYRGAKEEGALGAVKGLAKGTVGGAASLGSGLR; translated from the exons ATGCTCTCGTACCCAAGCTCGTTGATCCCTGGTGGGGGCAGGGTGAGAG AGGATGGCCGAGTTGAGGTCAACTTGGACTCGAAAGCATGTAGAGCTGTTGCAGAACTCATCGGTACAAGCCCAGCTGAGGTGGACCACCCCCTTGGCCCACCACCGCCATATGAGGAGGTTCAACCAATAGGCACCCAGCAACTGCTTGGTATCAGattcaatatcgtcatccAGGTGGTAGGTAGTCGTGGGGATGTCCAGCCATTCATCGCTCTAGGAAAAGAGCTGCAAAAGCACGGCCACCGGATTCGACTCGCGACACACGATATCTTCGCCACATTCGTCAGGAACTCCGGCTTGGAGTTCTACCCTATTGGCGGAAACCCGGCGGAGCTAATGGCATACATGGTCAAGAACCCCGGGTTGATCCCGCAGCTGCATAGCCTCCGGGCTGGCGAcgtgcagaagaagagggaaaTGGTTgcggagatgctggatgGGTGTTGGAGGTCTTGTATTGCGGATGACCCAGTCACGAAGACTCCGTTTGTAGCAGAGGCAATCATTGCCAATCCACCAAGCTTTGCCCATATTCATTGTGCCCAGGCGCTGGGGATTCCGCTGCATTTGATGTTTACCATGCCGTGGAGCAGCACGAGAGCGTTCCCGCATCCATTGGCGAATCTGAAGTACTCAGACACGAGTCAGGAGATGGCGAACTACTTTTCGTACGGTATTGTGGAGTGGCTGACGTGGCAGGG ACTCGGAGATGTCATTAACAGCTGGCGCTCAAAGCTGGACTTGGAGCCTGTCCCGGCCACTGAGGGGCCGATGTTGACGCAGACTTTGAAGATCCCGTTTACCTACTGCTGGTCTCCGGCTCTGATGGCGAAGCCGGCTGACTGGCCAGCACATGTTG ACGTCTGTGGTTTTTTCTTCCGTGATGCCCCTGATTACAAGCCACCCCAATCTCTCGACGCCTTTCTTCAAAACGGGCCTCCACCTGTGTACATTGGTTTTGGGAGCATTGTTATAGAGGACCCGAAGAAGTTCACGGCGATTATTCTAGACGCTGTCCGATCTCTAGGCGTGCGTGCAATCATATCGCGCGGTTGGAGTAAATTAGGGGGAGAGCCCTCTGAGAGCATCTACTACATCGACGACTGTCCGCACGAGTGGTTATTCCAACATGTGTGCGCGGTAGTTCACCATGGAGGTGCCGGGACAACAGCCTGCGGGCTCCGGAATGGCCGCCCAACGGCAATAATACCGTTCTTCGGAGA CCAGCCGTTCTGGGGAAATCTCGTAGCAGTTTCTGGCGCAGGACCCAAACCGATACCGTACCGAGACGTCACTACCACTAAACTTGCAGAGGTGATTGAATTCTGTTTACAACCTCAGATTCAACATGCTGCTCAAACTATTGCGTCGAGAATGCAGTACGAAGACGGAGTCAAAACTGCTGTTGATTCGTTCCATCGAAACCTGCCTCTTGATAAGATGCGGTGCGATCTGCTGCCAAACCGCAGCGCGGCATGGACGTGTAAAACGCCTTCACTACGCTTATCGAAGCTTGCGGCGCAGATACTGGTAGAGCATCTACGGGTTGACAGGAAGGCTCTGCAGTT CTACGAAACCAACCCCGTGGTGATAGAAAATAGACGCTGGGATCCAGTCACTGGAGCCACATCTGCTGCAAtaggaacaggaacagacaTGGTCAAGTCGACAGCTGATATCTTCCTCAAACCCTATCAAGAGTACCAAGATCTTCGCCGAGGACGGCCCCGGTCAGGAGACAGACCTGATGATAATGCATATATTCCTCCAGCCCCCCGATCACTTAGTACACCTCCCCCAGACACCCTAACCCAGCAACCACCAGATATTACCTCCAACCCCAGCACCTTCCACACGACAAGCACGATTGCCACCGCATCTGCCAAAAGCATCGGCAGAGTTCTCACCACCTACTTCAAAGGCACTATGGTCGACATCCCCCTCGCAACAGCTGAGGGCCTACGCGCAGTCCCGCGTCTCTATGGCGAAGACGTCAAAGAGCATAAACCGGTGAAGGACTGGAAATCCGGCATGGTTGTGGGGTGTACTTCCTTCTCGCAGGGGATGGTCGACGGTCTGACCGGCATTGTCATGCAACCGTACAGGGGcgctaaagaagaaggcgcacTGGGTGCGGTCAAGGGTCTTGCAAAGGGGACTGTGGGAGGGGCAGCGAGTCTTGGGTCTGGT CTGCGCTAG